A window of the Lolium perenne isolate Kyuss_39 chromosome 7, Kyuss_2.0, whole genome shotgun sequence genome harbors these coding sequences:
- the LOC127313191 gene encoding uncharacterized protein isoform X2 has product MLDPNPQKKPGLPMMAAILVPGDIAAASGNAIQTLWSSMAMDMLMWPLARALPWASFCSSSTNTTGSPLIARTGGRIAGSLERSLGLIQEGGNSRDCQFFLHVFGRLMTGFLPAGAAV; this is encoded by the exons ATGCTCGACCCCAACCCCCAGAAGAAACCAGGTCTCCCCATGATGGCTGCGATTTTAGTCCCTGGTGATATTGCTGCTGCTTCAGGAAATGCTATTCAG ACGCTTTGGAGCAGCATGGCCATGGACATGCTGATGTGGCCTCTCGCACGGGCCCTGCCATGGGCTTCCTTCTGCAGCTCCTCAACCAACACAACAGGGTCACCACTG ATTGCTCGGACTGGAGGAAGAATTGCCGGAAGCCTGGAACGAAGCTTAGGTCTCATTCAAGAGGGTGGAAACTCTCGTGACTGTCAGTTCTTCCTTCATGTCTTTGGCAGGCTCATGACAG GGTTCTTACCAGCTGGTGCCGCTGTTTAG
- the LOC127313191 gene encoding uncharacterized protein isoform X1 codes for MLDPNPQKKPGLPMMAAILVPGDIAAASGNAIQTLWSSMAMDMLMWPLARALPWASFCSSSTNTTGSPLIARTGGRIAGSLERSLGLIQEGGNSRDCQFFLHVFGRLMTEKWVSFNEKVDEATFHCIKKREGTRVPGTISTRSSKDIPLQKAES; via the exons ATGCTCGACCCCAACCCCCAGAAGAAACCAGGTCTCCCCATGATGGCTGCGATTTTAGTCCCTGGTGATATTGCTGCTGCTTCAGGAAATGCTATTCAG ACGCTTTGGAGCAGCATGGCCATGGACATGCTGATGTGGCCTCTCGCACGGGCCCTGCCATGGGCTTCCTTCTGCAGCTCCTCAACCAACACAACAGGGTCACCACTG ATTGCTCGGACTGGAGGAAGAATTGCCGGAAGCCTGGAACGAAGCTTAGGTCTCATTCAAGAGGGTGGAAACTCTCGTGACTGTCAGTTCTTCCTTCATGTCTTTGGCAGGCTCATGACAG AGAAGTGGGTTTCTTTTAACGAAAAGGTTGACGAAGCGACTTTTCATTGCATTAAGAAGAGAGAGGGTACAAGAGTACCAGGTACAATTTCAACACGAAGCAGCAAAGATATACCACTTCAAAAAGCGGAAAGCTAA